One window of Bos indicus isolate NIAB-ARS_2022 breed Sahiwal x Tharparkar chromosome 18, NIAB-ARS_B.indTharparkar_mat_pri_1.0, whole genome shotgun sequence genomic DNA carries:
- the C5AR1 gene encoding C5a anaphylatoxin chemotactic receptor 1: protein MDSMALSTPDYSGYDKWTSNPDVLVDASSLTHRLRVPDVIALVIFAAVFLIGVPGNAMVVWVTGSEVKRTVNAIWFLNLAVADFLSCLALPILFTSIIQHNHWSFGDAACRILPSLILLNMYASILLLATISADRFLLVFNPVWCQNYRRARVAWVACAVAWGLALLLTIPSFVFRQVHIDHFPPKTMCVVAYGKDREYAEKAVAIVRLAVGFLGPLVTLAICYTFLLLRAWSRTATRSAKTLKVVVAVVTSFFVFWLPYQVTGMMLAFFNVHGDSFKLVSSLDALCVSLAYINCCINPIIYVFAAQGFHARFLKTLPARLRGVLTEESVRRESKSQTLSTADTPAVKSQAV from the coding sequence GACTCCATGGCTCTCAGCACCCCTGACTACTCTGGTTATGATAAATGGACCTCGAACCCCGATGTCTTGGTGGATGCCTCTTCCCTCACCCACAGACTGCGTGTCCCAGATGTGATCGCCCTGGTGATCTTCGCGGCCGTCTTCCTGATCGGGGTGCCCGGCAATGCCATGGTGGTCTGGGTGACAGGGTCCGAGGTCAAGCGGACTGTCAACGCCATCTGGTTTCTCAACCTAGCGGTGGCCGACTTCCTCTCCTGCCTGGCACTGCCCATCTTGTTTACATCCATCATCCAGCACAACCACTGGTCCTTTGGTGATGCTGCATGTCGAATCCTGCCCTCTCTCATCCTTCTCAACATGTACGCCAGCATCTTGCTCCTGGCCACCATCAGCGCCGACCGCTTCCTGCTGGTGTTCAATCCCGTCTGGTGCCAGAACTACCGAAGGGCCCGCGTGGCCTGGGTGGCCTGTGCCGTGGCCTGGGGCTTGGCTCTGCTGCTGACCATACCGTCCTTTGTGTTCCGTCAGGTCCACATAGACCACTTCCCACCCAAGACGATGTGTGTCGTCGCATACGGTAAGGACCGTGAATATGCGGAGAAGGCCGTGGCCATCGTCCGGCTGGCCGTGGGCTTCCTGGGGCCGCTGGTCACGCTTGCAATCTGTTACACCTTCCTCCTGCTTCGGGCATGGAGCCGCACTGCCACGCGCTCCGCCAAGACGCTCAAGGTGGTGGTGGCCGTGGTGACCAGCTTCTTTGTCTTCTGGCTGCCCTACCAGGTGACGGGGATGATGCTGGCCTTTTTCAATGTGCACGGGGACAGCTTCAAACTCGTGTCCAGTCTAGATGCCCTGTGCGTCTCCCTAGCTTATATCAACTGCTGCATTAACCCCATCATTTACGTGTTCGCCGCCCAGGGCTTTCACGCCCGGTTCCTGAAGACCCTCCCCGCCAGGCTCCGGGGCGTGTTGACTGAAGAGTCGGTGCGCAGGGAGAGCAAGTCCCAGACGCTCTCCACGGCGGATACCCCGGCCGTGAAGAGCCAGGCAGTGTAA